The region AAATTAACTTCCAGTTTTCATAAGCTTCTGGAATTCGAGAACCTGGTAACAGTAAACCCCTCAGCCAATCTTGCTTACCAGGAGCAATTTCTGAAATTTCGGGAGAAGAGTAGAGGCTGCGAGTTGCATCTTCTAGAGTTGAATTCCAATTCCAGGTCCCCATCGGAACGGGAGTTGAGGAAAGCGGCGGTTGCCTCAACCGGGGCTGTAACCCATCCATCATGGGATTACCCAAATCAAAGGCTGGAATCGACCACTTTTGCAACACTTTAGTTGTCAATGTATCACGGGGAAACACTGCATGGCAGCGTGCCCGACTCATCATCCAGCGTTCCCACGGGTAGTAAACCGACCCAGACCAACTTTCCCAAATTGCATGGGGGAAAAGTTTCCCAGTTTCGTCCCGCAAATAGTATTCCGATTTTGCAGTACCAACGAAGGCGTACGGTGCTCCACTGAAATAGGCAATGAGTAATGGAACAATATCCCCGACTGCCAAAATGCTGCCACCTTGGGTTGCCCATTGCCGCACTGCCCGAAACTGTGCCAGGGTCAGTTGCAACAACCCCCCTCGAATATCCCTTGCAAACTGCCGCCCCCCATCCATATAAATGAACCCACCGGATGGCATCGCCTTTGCTGGACCAATCAGTGGCACTCCCAACTTTTGATACGTCCACCCTTCACCCACAAGGGGCAATGCTGCGAGTTTTGGTGCGTTTGGTAGTTGCTGAAGCGCTTGCAAAATTCGCACCCCAATCACATCTTCTCCATGACCGTTGCTAAGGCAAAGCACCCTTTCGGTTGCTGAATAACCTGACGATTGAGACAGCAATGATTCCAACTCCCTGAAAACTGTATATTCTGAAAGATTTCTATTGGATAAGCCTACCCTAGAGAGGGCGTAAACGGCTTAGGTGGCAAATGCTCACTATATCCTTCACCACCCTACAACTGATCTTCTACTTCGCATCACCCTCCAATAAGGTGATTTATTGTGATTACTGCTCTTACGGACTGCGATCGCCTGTGATCAGTTCCAAGTACATCCATTACCATCAGAAAGCATGGTCAGAAGAAACAGTTGAATGACGGCTCGTCTTTCCTCCAACTCCCAATTTGTCTCTCTTGAGAGTGCGCTCAAGCATTACTTTGGCTATGATAGCTTCCGCCCTGGGCAACGACAGATTATCGAGAAAGCGCTGCAAAATCAGGATTTGCTCGTCGTGATGCCAACAGGCGGCGGCAAATCTTTATGCTATCAGTTACCTGCGTTACTTAAACCAGGTTTGACCGTTGTGGTATCGCCTCTGATTGCGCTAATGCAGGATCAGGTGCAGGCACTTCAAGACAACGGCATTCCCGCCACATTCCTCAATAGCAGTTTAAGTGGAACTGAACTACGAGAACGAGAACGGGCAATTTTAGACGGCGAGATGAAACTCGTTTACATCGCGCCAGAACGGTTACTCAATGAAGGCAGACTGGCGGGCTGGCTGTCCCAGGTATATGTTGCCGCGATCGCGATCGATGAAGCCCACTGCGTCTCCGAATGGGGACACGATTTTCGCCCAGAATATCGACAACTTAGCCAGTTGCGTCAGTGGTTTGCCAATGTGCCGATCATGGCGCTGACTGCAACCGCTACAGAACGCGTCCGATACGACATCATCGAACAACTCAATCTTCAAGACCCCGTTCTGCACGTTTCTACGTTCAATCGCCCCAATCTTTACTACGAAGTTCGCCCCAAGCACAAACAATCCTATCGGGAACTACTCCAACTAATTCGGCAACAGGCAGGGGCATCAGGGATTATCTATTGCCTTAGCCGCAAGCGAGTCGATGAACTGACAACCAAACTCCAGCGAGATGGCATTTCTGCACTGCCTTACCACGCTGGCATGGACAATCAACTGCGATCTGAAAATCAAAGCCGCTTTATTCGGGATAACGTGCAGGTGATGGTTGCCACGATCGCCTTTGGCATGGGCATTAATAAGCCCGATGTGCGCTTCGTCGTTCATTACGATCTGCCACGCAACATCGAAGGCTATTACCAGGAATCAGGACGAGCAGGACGAGATGGTGAACCTGCACGCTGCACGCTTTTTTTTAGCATGGGTGACGTCAAAACAGTTGAATTTCTCATCAGTCAGAAAGTAGACCCCAATACCGGCGAACCCTTGGAAGATGAACAGCGAATTGCCACCCAACAGTTGCGGCGAGTCATTAACTATGCTGAAGCGACGGAATGCCGCCGGATTATTCAACTGGGCTATTTTGGCGAAACCTTTTCTGGTAATTGCGGCAATTGCGATAACTGCCTCCAACCCAAACCTGTGGAAGATTGGACAATTGAAGCCCAAAAATTTCTCTCCTGCGTAGCCCGAGTCAAAGAACGCTTTGGCATGAATTACGTAATTGATGTGCTGCGCGGCTCCCGCAATCAACGCCTACTGCAAAACGGACACGACAAACTCTCAACCTATGGCATCGGCAAAGATCACAGTGCGGATGAATGGCGAATGTTAGGGCGATCGCTGATTCATCAAGGGCTGGTAGAGGAAACCTCGGATGGCTACTCAGTGCTACGGCTGAACCAGATGAGTTGGGAAGTATTGCGAAAACAGCGAACGGTAGCGATCGCGGTGCCACCTAAACCAACAGCAACCTCCTCCAATCAACCCATCAGTACCAATAGTCAAATTGTTACAGAACTCTTTCAACGCCTGCAAAAACTGCGAAAGCAATTAGCTGATGAACAATCCGTGCCGCCTTACGTCATATTTCAAAACACTAGTTTGCAGGAGATGGCAGAACGTCAACCTCTTAACAGTCGCGACTTTGCTGCAATTTCAGGCGTAGGGAGCCGCAAACTTTCTCAATATGGGGAAGTATTTTTGGCAGAAATTCGAGCATTTCGAGTTGAAAAAGGACTGCCTCTTGAAACGGTGCCAGAGCAGGCAGTGAATTCTGCTCAAACAATTTGTGAAGCAACAACTTGTAATTCCTTAGATACTCATTTACTGACTTTGAAACTTTATCAACAGGGCTTGAAGCCATTTGAAATCGCAGAACAACGAAATCTTCGCCTGAGTACAATCACAACTCATCTGGCAGAGCTTATTGAGTTGGGATATGAAATTCCGCTGGATGAGCTGGTTTTACCCGCGCGACAGCAAAAAATTATAGACGCGATCGCAGCAGTTGGCGCAGACTCTCGTCGGCGCATTCGAGATTACTTGGGTGAGGTCTTCGGGTATGACGAAATTAACCTTGTGGTAGCGTGGTGGCGAAAGCACAACTCGTAGAGATTAAGAAATACAACGCAAAGGAATGTTTATTTTTGTGTCAATCACAATGAACTAAAAATCACTTTCGATCTCAGCGCCCTTGCATTAGAAAGCCTTCAACAGTCCTATCCATAAACAGTTGAGGGATCAACAAAATCATCATAAAAGTGTATCGATAGATTAAAAAATAAATTGTTTTATTGCGCTACCAAGTTACTTGTTCACCGTCTTGCTTCAAATCATTAGATTTCACTGGCTAAAAACACCAAAAAGCAAGATAGAATCCTCATATTTCTTGATTAAGAAATGTTTCACTCATGGTGACAAAAGTTAACAGCGATCACTAGAAAAATGAACATAGATTTCATAGTATGAGTTCGGGTAAATACAACTCATTTACCGCATTCATACCGACCATCACGGTCAAAACTGTTGTTATTTTGCAATCATCAATTAAACTCATGACCACAACGATTCAAAGACGCGAAAGCGGCAACGCTTGGGATCGGTTTTGCGAGTGGGTCACCAGCACTGATAACCGCCTGTATGTAGGTTGGTTTGGGGTGTTGATGATCCCCACCTTGTTGACCGCCACCATTTGCTACGTCATCGCCTTCATCGCTGCTCCCCCTGTGGACATCGATGGCATTCGTGAACCCGTCGCTGGTTCCTTGATTTATGGCAACAACATCATCTCTGGTGCAGTTGTCCCCTCTAGTAATGCCATTGGTCTACACTTCTACCCCATCTGGGAAGCAGCCTCTCTAGATGAATGGCTATACAACGGCGGACCTTATGAGCTGATCGTTTGCCATTTCTTGATTGGTATCGCCTGCTACATGGGTCGTCAGTGGGAACTGTCCTACCGTCTAGGTATGCGCCCCTGGATCTGCGTCGCTTACAGCGCACCTCTGGCTGCAGCAACCTCAGTCTTCTTGATCTACCCCATCGGACAAGGCTCCTTCTCCGACGGCATGCCCCTGGGCATCTCCGGCACCTTCAACTTCATGTTCGTGTTCCAAGCCGAGCACAACATCCTGATGCACCCCTTCCACATGCTGGGTGTAGCCGGAGTCTTCGGCGGCAGCTTGTTCTCCGCCATGCACGGTTCCTTGGTGACCTCCTCCTTAGTGCGTGAGACCACCGAAACCGAGTCACAGAACTACGGGTACAAGTTTGGTCAAGAAGAAGAAACCTACAACATCGTAGCGGCTCACGGCTACTTCGGTCGGTTGATCTTCCAATACGCGAGCTTCAACAACTCTCGTTCCTTGCACTTCTTCCTGGGTGCATGGCCTGTGGTTGGCATCTGGTTTACCGCAATGGGTATTTCCACGATGGCGTTCAACCTCAACGGGTTCAACTTCAACCAGTCCGTGTTGGATTCTCAGGGTCGCGTTGTTAATACCTGGGCTGATGTGCTCAACCGTGCCAACCTGGGGATGGAAGTGATGCACGAGCGCAATGCTCACAACTTCCCGCTTGACTTGGCTGCTGGCGAAATCACTCCCGTTGCAATGCAGGCTCCTGCAATCAACGGCTAATTTTCCAGTAATCTGACTTGAAAGGCGCTCTCCTTGTGAGGGCGCTTTTTGCTGCGCAGTCAATCTTGTATCTAAGGCTGCCCCAACTCTAAGAGTTCAATAGTTTTACCTGTCCCTACTCCAGAATTGCATCAACTAAGAAAATTTGCTGAGGCATGAGAGTTAATTCTTGTAAGTATTTGAGAATTCCAACCGCCAGTATGAATCAGTTGAATTGGATTTGTCACTCTCATCATGCAGCTTGCAGCAGTGAGTACAATTTTTTCTAAAGCTTATAAAAATTGAATAAAGACAGGACTGTTTACCAAATCTTATGCCAGTTTGGATAAATACATGATTGTTATCGACTGTTGTTGCCCATTCTAAGTAGAATCATCCGTGTGTGAAGTTACGCTATGCCTAATCCTAATCTGCCCAGCGATCGCTTCCGTTCTGCGACTGATTTTCCTCAGTCAATTGCTCATCTCCCGCCCACAGAGGCAAATGAAATTTATACCGAAATGCGGGATTGTTTGATCTTCACGAATCGCAGTCGAGCACAGTTAGTGCGCCGCAATGAAGAACATAAGCAAAAAGCGCTGATTCTGAAAAGTGATGTCATTCGCTTGCAGGAAAGCATTGACCGATTGAATCGGGAGAAGCAATCTCTTGCTCAAAATCAGCAGAATACGATCAATGAGTTAGAGCAAGAACTGCGATCGATGACGAGGCATTTGGATCAACTATCCAAGGCATTTGAAGATGTAGAAGATATCAATAGCGCAATGGGTGTGATGGCAATTCCCGGACGGTTTGCGCGATTTTGGCAAGCATTGAAAGCGCTGATCGTTTGGTGGCGAGAGGAGCATGCAGAGGATTCACTTACCAATTCCAGAACCTTGCCAGCCTCATTTAATAAACCTTTGAGCGAACAAGAAATCCGTGAAAATCCGCAGTTGGGCAGCGATCCAGCCTCTATCAATCGTTCTCTTTTAGACAGATAAAAATCATGGGCAAGAAGCGGATTACGCAACTGCTGGATCAACTCCAGAGCAATCATCAAGCCGAGCTACAAAATGCGGCGGCTATTTTCACCGTAGCGCAAGTAGCAGTGAATCAACTGGAACAACAGTCCATCGAAGAAGCGATCGCCCCTTTACCACCCGCTACTCCCATTGACAGACATGAGTTAAAGCGGCGATACGGCTCCTTTAACGCCTGTCGTGCCGCAGCCAGTAAGCAGGGCATCCGCTTTAAAAAAACACCAACCTGGGAGCAATTAGCCACA is a window of Leptolyngbyaceae cyanobacterium JSC-12 DNA encoding:
- a CDS encoding ATP-dependent DNA helicase RecQ (IMG reference gene:2510094095~PFAM: Helicase conserved C-terminal domain; RQC domain; HRDC domain; DEAD/DEAH box helicase~TIGRFAM: ATP-dependent DNA helicase RecQ; ATP-dependent DNA helicase, RecQ family); amino-acid sequence: MTARLSSNSQFVSLESALKHYFGYDSFRPGQRQIIEKALQNQDLLVVMPTGGGKSLCYQLPALLKPGLTVVVSPLIALMQDQVQALQDNGIPATFLNSSLSGTELRERERAILDGEMKLVYIAPERLLNEGRLAGWLSQVYVAAIAIDEAHCVSEWGHDFRPEYRQLSQLRQWFANVPIMALTATATERVRYDIIEQLNLQDPVLHVSTFNRPNLYYEVRPKHKQSYRELLQLIRQQAGASGIIYCLSRKRVDELTTKLQRDGISALPYHAGMDNQLRSENQSRFIRDNVQVMVATIAFGMGINKPDVRFVVHYDLPRNIEGYYQESGRAGRDGEPARCTLFFSMGDVKTVEFLISQKVDPNTGEPLEDEQRIATQQLRRVINYAEATECRRIIQLGYFGETFSGNCGNCDNCLQPKPVEDWTIEAQKFLSCVARVKERFGMNYVIDVLRGSRNQRLLQNGHDKLSTYGIGKDHSADEWRMLGRSLIHQGLVEETSDGYSVLRLNQMSWEVLRKQRTVAIAVPPKPTATSSNQPISTNSQIVTELFQRLQKLRKQLADEQSVPPYVIFQNTSLQEMAERQPLNSRDFAAISGVGSRKLSQYGEVFLAEIRAFRVEKGLPLETVPEQAVNSAQTICEATTCNSLDTHLLTLKLYQQGLKPFEIAEQRNLRLSTITTHLAELIELGYEIPLDELVLPARQQKIIDAIAAVGADSRRRIRDYLGEVFGYDEINLVVAWWRKHNS
- a CDS encoding hypothetical protein (IMG reference gene:2510094097), whose protein sequence is MPNPNLPSDRFRSATDFPQSIAHLPPTEANEIYTEMRDCLIFTNRSRAQLVRRNEEHKQKALILKSDVIRLQESIDRLNREKQSLAQNQQNTINELEQELRSMTRHLDQLSKAFEDVEDINSAMGVMAIPGRFARFWQALKALIVWWREEHAEDSLTNSRTLPASFNKPLSEQEIRENPQLGSDPASINRSLLDR
- a CDS encoding hypothetical protein (IMG reference gene:2510094094~TIGRFAM: conserved hypothetical protein) gives rise to the protein MIGVRILQALQQLPNAPKLAALPLVGEGWTYQKLGVPLIGPAKAMPSGGFIYMDGGRQFARDIRGGLLQLTLAQFRAVRQWATQGGSILAVGDIVPLLIAYFSGAPYAFVGTAKSEYYLRDETGKLFPHAIWESWSGSVYYPWERWMMSRARCHAVFPRDTLTTKVLQKWSIPAFDLGNPMMDGLQPRLRQPPLSSTPVPMGTWNWNSTLEDATRSLYSSPEISEIAPGKQDWLRGLLLPGSRIPEAYENWKLILQAIDSFNEHFSNQSLSFVSAISPNLSLEPLIYALVEQGWQVHEHPPQMKDSTLHDFSAVHAHWFTRQQVTLVLTQEAYTDSLHWANWAIAMAGTATEQFVGLGKPAIIFPGKGPQFTQKFAEAQTRLLGESVILVDHPAQSAIAIRDLLQNPERLQRIAENGRWRMGEPGAAQRIAQCLMQQLQQGQSS
- a CDS encoding hypothetical protein (IMG reference gene:2510094098) codes for the protein MGKKRITQLLDQLQSNHQAELQNAAAIFTVAQVAVNQLEQQSIEEAIAPLPPATPIDRHELKRRYGSFNACRAAASKQGIRFKKTPTWEQLATAFAYFEAIQSLVHTYLSQHPSTHLHGLSMEFKVD
- a CDS encoding photosystem II DI subunit, Q(B) protein (IMG reference gene:2510094096~PFAM: Photosynthetic reaction centre protein~TIGRFAM: photosystem II, DI subunit (also called Q(B))), with product MSSGKYNSFTAFIPTITVKTVVILQSSIKLMTTTIQRRESGNAWDRFCEWVTSTDNRLYVGWFGVLMIPTLLTATICYVIAFIAAPPVDIDGIREPVAGSLIYGNNIISGAVVPSSNAIGLHFYPIWEAASLDEWLYNGGPYELIVCHFLIGIACYMGRQWELSYRLGMRPWICVAYSAPLAAATSVFLIYPIGQGSFSDGMPLGISGTFNFMFVFQAEHNILMHPFHMLGVAGVFGGSLFSAMHGSLVTSSLVRETTETESQNYGYKFGQEEETYNIVAAHGYFGRLIFQYASFNNSRSLHFFLGAWPVVGIWFTAMGISTMAFNLNGFNFNQSVLDSQGRVVNTWADVLNRANLGMEVMHERNAHNFPLDLAAGEITPVAMQAPAING